A single genomic interval of Antechinus flavipes isolate AdamAnt ecotype Samford, QLD, Australia chromosome 1, AdamAnt_v2, whole genome shotgun sequence harbors:
- the KANK2 gene encoding KN motif and ankyrin repeat domain-containing protein 2 isoform X2: MAQILHMEAAFPGKHGPTSPTTFPGKDPEPPYSVETPYGYRLDLDFLKYVDDIEKGHTMKRVAVHRRPRLGSLPRGTGSWWTSTESLCSNASVDSRHSAYSYCGRGFYPQYGALETRGGFNPRVERTLLDARRKLEDQAGGEYSRPQAGGLGSLTPSAAGSTGSLAGAGLPPRLLSTHNGGTPLSTSGLSTPVSPTPGHLQHVREQMAAALRKLRHLEEQVKLIPILQVKVSVLQEEKRQLSVQLKSQKFLGHPGARAGVGGHGRGELHLDLPDPADPFSDLDVDGEKKESRSVGVGPEDASSQRSVGTWVRERDLGAPEGQAALNAKIAVLETQLKKALHELQLAQGQQASAPNLTPAPGLTQEGPELPEGTGAPSGQYPPSDSRTWPPPDGPIRVDTVKVVQVQGEPKIAASTATGTPAQRAQSLEPSGPGGLRALVTRSPEGNTWKQPSAAAHCTREVVETTFPGPVIPVVPASLTPSTFHVAKKISITSEPYRVEEKEQETAPSLGPGCNGLAAPFRGLIKPSEIPPVPTATLPTQALGEPRTVSTTHSFSREQSGNVTLCGKEEAEEDSALLQAGIKSIMKRKETSTDPVSNRKNLQFIGVNGGYESTSSEDSSTAENFSDNESTESEYHEANEGLPGTTDGGRPRGLGSVAEPIWGGKAGTVQRKEPVAEAVPSPKADDEIRLELSSELISACLTLQKYLENPDALTEKEMKAAYSTVLQDWLRLSCHKDAHPEVVRRHMVTFRAMSPQLLQFIVNMADGNGNTALHYTVSHSNFPVVKQLLDTGLCNVDKQNRAGYTAIMLTALAAFRAEGDMDTILQLLRLGDVNFKASQAGQTALMLAVSHGRIDMVRALLACAADVNLQDNDGSTALMCACEHGHVEIARLLLAVPACNVALTDHDGSTALSIALEAGQNDIAEMLYTHMHLAKSSGAPKQTTIKSAAVSSSNTQK, from the exons ATGGCCCAAATTCTGCACATGGAAGCTGCCTTCCCAG GGAAGCATGGACCCACATCACCCACAACTTTCCCAGGGAAGGATCCAGAGCCCCCCTACTCAGTCGAGACTCCCTATGGCTACCGGCTAGACCTGGACTTTCTCAAATATGTGGATGACATTGAGAAGGGCCATACCATGAAGCGGGTGGCTGTGCACCGGCGCCCTCGACTCGGCTCCCTGCCCCGAGGGACGGGCTCCTGGTGGACCTCAACTGAGTCCTTGTGTTCAAATGCCAGTGTGGACAGTCGCCACTCTGCCTACTCGTACTGTGGCAGAGGCTTTTACCCCCAGTATGGAGCCCTTGAGACTCGAGGGGGCTTCAACCCCCGTGTGGAGAGGACCCTATTGGACGCCCGCCGGAAGCTGGAGGACCAGGCAGGTGGCGAGTACAGTAGGCCGCAGGCAGGTGGGCTGGGCAGCCTGACCCCCAGTGCGGCTGGCTCCACGGGCTCCCTGGCTGGGGCCGGGCTCCCCCCACGCCTCTTGTCCACTCACAATGGTGGCACACCACTGAGCACCTCCGGGCTGTCCACGCCTGTGTCGCCCACGCCGGGCCACCTGCAGCACGTGCGGGAGCAGATGGCGGCTGCCCTGAGGAAGCTGCGTCACCTGGAGGAGCAGGTGAAACTCATCCCCATTCTTCAAGTTAAGGTGTCCGTGCTGCAGGAGGAGAAACGGCAGCTCAGTGTCCAGTTGAAAAGCCAGAAGTTTCTAGGTCACCCCGGGGCCCGGGCTGGGGTGGGAGGCCATGGCCGAGGGGAGCTCCATCTGGACCTGCCGGACCCTGCTGATCCCTTCTCCGACCTGGACGTggatggggaaaagaaggaaagtcgCTCTGTGGGCGTGGGGCCAGAGGACGCCAGCAGCCAGAGAAGTGTGGGGACGTGGGTCCGAGAGAGGGACCTTGGGGCGCCCGAGGGCCAGGCTGCCCTGAACGCCAAGATCGCCGTGCTGGAGACGCAGCTGAAGAAGGCCCTGCACGAACTGCAGCTGGCCCAAGGGCAGCAGGCGTCAGCCCCGAACCTCACTCCCGCCCCTGGGCTCACCCAGGAAGGCCCTGAGCTTCCCGAGGGGACAGGAGCCCCTTCTGGCCAGTATCCCCCCAGTGACTCCCGGACCTGGCCACCACCAGATGGGCCCATCAGGGTCGACACGGTGAAGGTGGTTCAGGTACAAGGGGAGCCCAAGATTGCCGCCAGCACGGCCACAGGCACCCCAGCCCAACGGGCCCAAAGCTTGGAGCCGTCTGGCCCCGGAGGGCTCCGGGCCCTGGTGACACGAAGTCCCGAGGGGAATACCTGGAAGCAGCCCTCTGCAGCTGCGCACTGCACCCGGGAAGTGGTGGAGACCACCTTCCCAGGTCCGGTCATTCCCGTCGTCCCTGCCAGCCTGACACCCAGCACCTTCCACGTGGCCAAGAAAATCAGCATTACCAGTGAGCCCTACCGAGtcgaggagaaagagcaggagaccGCCCCCAGCCTGGGCCCTGGCTGCAATGGGCTGGCAG CTCCCTTTAGGGGCCTCATTAAGCCTTCAGAGATACCCCCAGTGCCAACAGCTACCCTTCCTACTCAGGCCTTGGGAGAGCCAAGAACAGTATCTACCACCCACAGCTTTTCCAGGGAACAGAGCGGGAATGTAACACTGTGTGGGAAGGAGGAAGCTGAGGAGGATTCAG CCCTACTGCAAGCGGGAATCAAGTCCATCATGAAGAGGAAGGAGACCAGCACAGACCCTGTGTCCAATAGGAAGAATCTCCAGTTCATAGGTGTCAATGGCGG GTATGAATCTACGTCATCTGAGGATTCCAGCACGGCTGAGAACTTCTCAGACAATGAGAGTACGGAGAGTGAATACCATGAAGCTAACGAAGGGCTCCCTGGGACCACAGATGGAGGCCGGCCTAGGGGGTTGGGCTCCGTGGCAGAACCCATCTGGGGAGGCAAGGCTGGAACTGTACAGAGAAAAGAGCCTGTGGCTGAGGCGGTCCCCAGCCCAAAGGCAGATGATGAGATCAG GTTGGAACTGAGCTCAGAGCTCATCTCTGCCTGCCTGACCCTGCAGAAGTACCTGGAGAATCCAGATGCCCTCACTGAGAAGGAGATG AAAGCAGCATACAGCACAGTGCTACAGGACTGGCTGAGGCTCTCCTGTCACAAGGATGCCCACCCGGAGGTGGTCCGCAGGCACATGGTCACCTTCCGGGCCATGTCGCCCCAGCTGCTCCAGTTCATCGTCAACATGGCCGATGGCAATGGCAACACTGCCCTGCATTACACTGTGTCCCACTCCAACTTTCCTGTGGTCAAGCAGCTGCTGGACACCG GCCTCTGCAATGTGGACAAACAGAACCGAGCTGGCTACACAGCTATCATGCTGACTGCATTGGCAGCCTTTCGGGCAGAGGGAGACATGGACACCATCCTGCAGCTGCTCAGACTCGGGGATGTCAACTTCAAAGCCAGCCAG GCGGGACAGACGGCCCTCATGCTGGCCGTCAGCCACGGCCGGATCGACATGGTCAGGGCTCTGCTGGCCTGTGCTGCCGACGTCAACCTTCAGGACAACGATGGCTCTACCGCCCTGATGTGTGCCTGCGAGCACGGCCACGTGGAGATCGCCCGCCTGCTCCTGGCCGTGCCCGCCTGCAACGTAGCGCTCACCGACCAC GATGGCAGCACGGCCCTCTCCATTGCTCTTGAAGCCGGCCAAAATGACATCGCTGAGATGctgtacacacacatgcacttgGCCAAGTCCTCG
- the KANK2 gene encoding KN motif and ankyrin repeat domain-containing protein 2 isoform X1 encodes MAQILHMEAAFPGKHGPTSPTTFPGKDPEPPYSVETPYGYRLDLDFLKYVDDIEKGHTMKRVAVHRRPRLGSLPRGTGSWWTSTESLCSNASVDSRHSAYSYCGRGFYPQYGALETRGGFNPRVERTLLDARRKLEDQAGGEYSRPQAGGLGSLTPSAAGSTGSLAGAGLPPRLLSTHNGGTPLSTSGLSTPVSPTPGHLQHVREQMAAALRKLRHLEEQVKLIPILQVKVSVLQEEKRQLSVQLKSQKFLGHPGARAGVGGHGRGELHLDLPDPADPFSDLDVDGEKKESRSVGVGPEDASSQRSVGTWVRERDLGAPEGQAALNAKIAVLETQLKKALHELQLAQGQQASAPNLTPAPGLTQEGPELPEGTGAPSGQYPPSDSRTWPPPDGPIRVDTVKVVQVQGEPKIAASTATGTPAQRAQSLEPSGPGGLRALVTRSPEGNTWKQPSAAAHCTREVVETTFPGPVIPVVPASLTPSTFHVAKKISITSEPYRVEEKEQETAPSLGPGCNGLAAPFRGLIKPSEIPPVPTATLPTQALGEPRTVSTTHSFSREQSGNVTLCGKEEAEEDSAALLQAGIKSIMKRKETSTDPVSNRKNLQFIGVNGGYESTSSEDSSTAENFSDNESTESEYHEANEGLPGTTDGGRPRGLGSVAEPIWGGKAGTVQRKEPVAEAVPSPKADDEIRLELSSELISACLTLQKYLENPDALTEKEMKAAYSTVLQDWLRLSCHKDAHPEVVRRHMVTFRAMSPQLLQFIVNMADGNGNTALHYTVSHSNFPVVKQLLDTGLCNVDKQNRAGYTAIMLTALAAFRAEGDMDTILQLLRLGDVNFKASQAGQTALMLAVSHGRIDMVRALLACAADVNLQDNDGSTALMCACEHGHVEIARLLLAVPACNVALTDHDGSTALSIALEAGQNDIAEMLYTHMHLAKSSGAPKQTTIKSAAVSSSNTQK; translated from the exons ATGGCCCAAATTCTGCACATGGAAGCTGCCTTCCCAG GGAAGCATGGACCCACATCACCCACAACTTTCCCAGGGAAGGATCCAGAGCCCCCCTACTCAGTCGAGACTCCCTATGGCTACCGGCTAGACCTGGACTTTCTCAAATATGTGGATGACATTGAGAAGGGCCATACCATGAAGCGGGTGGCTGTGCACCGGCGCCCTCGACTCGGCTCCCTGCCCCGAGGGACGGGCTCCTGGTGGACCTCAACTGAGTCCTTGTGTTCAAATGCCAGTGTGGACAGTCGCCACTCTGCCTACTCGTACTGTGGCAGAGGCTTTTACCCCCAGTATGGAGCCCTTGAGACTCGAGGGGGCTTCAACCCCCGTGTGGAGAGGACCCTATTGGACGCCCGCCGGAAGCTGGAGGACCAGGCAGGTGGCGAGTACAGTAGGCCGCAGGCAGGTGGGCTGGGCAGCCTGACCCCCAGTGCGGCTGGCTCCACGGGCTCCCTGGCTGGGGCCGGGCTCCCCCCACGCCTCTTGTCCACTCACAATGGTGGCACACCACTGAGCACCTCCGGGCTGTCCACGCCTGTGTCGCCCACGCCGGGCCACCTGCAGCACGTGCGGGAGCAGATGGCGGCTGCCCTGAGGAAGCTGCGTCACCTGGAGGAGCAGGTGAAACTCATCCCCATTCTTCAAGTTAAGGTGTCCGTGCTGCAGGAGGAGAAACGGCAGCTCAGTGTCCAGTTGAAAAGCCAGAAGTTTCTAGGTCACCCCGGGGCCCGGGCTGGGGTGGGAGGCCATGGCCGAGGGGAGCTCCATCTGGACCTGCCGGACCCTGCTGATCCCTTCTCCGACCTGGACGTggatggggaaaagaaggaaagtcgCTCTGTGGGCGTGGGGCCAGAGGACGCCAGCAGCCAGAGAAGTGTGGGGACGTGGGTCCGAGAGAGGGACCTTGGGGCGCCCGAGGGCCAGGCTGCCCTGAACGCCAAGATCGCCGTGCTGGAGACGCAGCTGAAGAAGGCCCTGCACGAACTGCAGCTGGCCCAAGGGCAGCAGGCGTCAGCCCCGAACCTCACTCCCGCCCCTGGGCTCACCCAGGAAGGCCCTGAGCTTCCCGAGGGGACAGGAGCCCCTTCTGGCCAGTATCCCCCCAGTGACTCCCGGACCTGGCCACCACCAGATGGGCCCATCAGGGTCGACACGGTGAAGGTGGTTCAGGTACAAGGGGAGCCCAAGATTGCCGCCAGCACGGCCACAGGCACCCCAGCCCAACGGGCCCAAAGCTTGGAGCCGTCTGGCCCCGGAGGGCTCCGGGCCCTGGTGACACGAAGTCCCGAGGGGAATACCTGGAAGCAGCCCTCTGCAGCTGCGCACTGCACCCGGGAAGTGGTGGAGACCACCTTCCCAGGTCCGGTCATTCCCGTCGTCCCTGCCAGCCTGACACCCAGCACCTTCCACGTGGCCAAGAAAATCAGCATTACCAGTGAGCCCTACCGAGtcgaggagaaagagcaggagaccGCCCCCAGCCTGGGCCCTGGCTGCAATGGGCTGGCAG CTCCCTTTAGGGGCCTCATTAAGCCTTCAGAGATACCCCCAGTGCCAACAGCTACCCTTCCTACTCAGGCCTTGGGAGAGCCAAGAACAGTATCTACCACCCACAGCTTTTCCAGGGAACAGAGCGGGAATGTAACACTGTGTGGGAAGGAGGAAGCTGAGGAGGATTCAG CAGCCCTACTGCAAGCGGGAATCAAGTCCATCATGAAGAGGAAGGAGACCAGCACAGACCCTGTGTCCAATAGGAAGAATCTCCAGTTCATAGGTGTCAATGGCGG GTATGAATCTACGTCATCTGAGGATTCCAGCACGGCTGAGAACTTCTCAGACAATGAGAGTACGGAGAGTGAATACCATGAAGCTAACGAAGGGCTCCCTGGGACCACAGATGGAGGCCGGCCTAGGGGGTTGGGCTCCGTGGCAGAACCCATCTGGGGAGGCAAGGCTGGAACTGTACAGAGAAAAGAGCCTGTGGCTGAGGCGGTCCCCAGCCCAAAGGCAGATGATGAGATCAG GTTGGAACTGAGCTCAGAGCTCATCTCTGCCTGCCTGACCCTGCAGAAGTACCTGGAGAATCCAGATGCCCTCACTGAGAAGGAGATG AAAGCAGCATACAGCACAGTGCTACAGGACTGGCTGAGGCTCTCCTGTCACAAGGATGCCCACCCGGAGGTGGTCCGCAGGCACATGGTCACCTTCCGGGCCATGTCGCCCCAGCTGCTCCAGTTCATCGTCAACATGGCCGATGGCAATGGCAACACTGCCCTGCATTACACTGTGTCCCACTCCAACTTTCCTGTGGTCAAGCAGCTGCTGGACACCG GCCTCTGCAATGTGGACAAACAGAACCGAGCTGGCTACACAGCTATCATGCTGACTGCATTGGCAGCCTTTCGGGCAGAGGGAGACATGGACACCATCCTGCAGCTGCTCAGACTCGGGGATGTCAACTTCAAAGCCAGCCAG GCGGGACAGACGGCCCTCATGCTGGCCGTCAGCCACGGCCGGATCGACATGGTCAGGGCTCTGCTGGCCTGTGCTGCCGACGTCAACCTTCAGGACAACGATGGCTCTACCGCCCTGATGTGTGCCTGCGAGCACGGCCACGTGGAGATCGCCCGCCTGCTCCTGGCCGTGCCCGCCTGCAACGTAGCGCTCACCGACCAC GATGGCAGCACGGCCCTCTCCATTGCTCTTGAAGCCGGCCAAAATGACATCGCTGAGATGctgtacacacacatgcacttgGCCAAGTCCTCG